The genomic window TGGCTGCATAAAAATAGCGTAGCAGTCGTTAAAACTACTACGCTATAAAAAGTCTAACTTTTGGGGGTCACATCAAAGCTCTTTTTTTATACCAAACACCTCAAAAATATTATACATTAAAACATAAAAAAATACAATTTATTTGTTACTAAAGCCGAAATCGGTGGTATAAATAAAATAGAAAGGAAGTGAGTTAGTATGAAAATCACATTTTTAGGTGCGGCACACGAAGTTACGGGCAGTTGTACGCTAATAGAAACGAACGGAAAAAATATTCTTGTTGACTGCGGAATGGAACAAGGTGCTGATATATTTGAAAATCAAGAAATCCCCGTAAATCCAAATGATATTGAATGTGTATTGCTTACTCATGCACATATTGACCATTCGGGTAATTTGCCGTTACTTTACAAAAACGGTTTTCGCGGTAAAATTTACGCGACGAATGAAACATCTGATTTATGCGAAATAATGTTGCCGGACAGTGCGCATATTCAAGAAACTGAGGCGAAATGGCGAAACAGAAAAGCAAAGCGTGCCGGCAGGGAAGAATATGTTCCGATTTATGATATGGACGATACTATCGGTGTACTTCAGCAATTCCGTCCGTGTAATTATGATGAGAAAATAAGAATTTTGGAAAATGTTGAAATAAGATTTCACGATATAGGTCACTTGCTCGGCTCGTCTTGTATAGAAATTTGGATAACAGAAAGCGGTATTACAAAGAAAACAGTTTTCAGCGGTGACGTGGGAAATACAAATCAACCGATTATAAAAGACCCGACTCCGATTTATGATACGGACGATACCGATTATCTTGTTATAGAGTCCACCTACGGAAACAGATTTCATACGGAAGTACCTGATTATATAACATTGCTTGCGGGGGAATTTCAGAGAACATTTGACAGGGGCGGAAATGTTGTTATACCGTCATTTGCTGTAGGCAGAACGCAAGAGCTTTTATACTATATACGTCAGATTAAAGAACAAAATCTTGTAAAAGGTTACGGTGATTTTTCTGTGTACGTGGACAGTCCTTTGGCGAATGAGGCTACC from Hominilimicola fabiformis includes these protein-coding regions:
- a CDS encoding MBL fold metallo-hydrolase RNA specificity domain-containing protein; amino-acid sequence: MKITFLGAAHEVTGSCTLIETNGKNILVDCGMEQGADIFENQEIPVNPNDIECVLLTHAHIDHSGNLPLLYKNGFRGKIYATNETSDLCEIMLPDSAHIQETEAKWRNRKAKRAGREEYVPIYDMDDTIGVLQQFRPCNYDEKIRILENVEIRFHDIGHLLGSSCIEIWITESGITKKTVFSGDVGNTNQPIIKDPTPIYDTDDTDYLVIESTYGNRFHTEVPDYITLLAGEFQRTFDRGGNVVIPSFAVGRTQELLYYIRQIKEQNLVKGYGDFSVYVDSPLANEATAIFLQCDVKCLDEEARALVDSGINPLTFSGLKLAVSTDESVAINFDEKPKVIISSSGMCEAGRIRHHLKHNLWRRECLILFVGYQAEGTLGRMLCDGVKNVKLFGEDIEVNAEIKMLDGISGHADKNGLIKWLKTFKKKPKIVFVNHGEEKSCDEFTDCIRNEYGYNSVAPYSGTCYDLLTGEVVVQTYGIRVQKKKTTKRAATVFGRLIAAAERLLAVARSCEGMANKDLAKFADQIDMLSEKWKR